The Brassica oleracea var. oleracea cultivar TO1000 unplaced genomic scaffold, BOL UnpScaffold00904, whole genome shotgun sequence genomic sequence CTGAAGgaagaaaaacaaatcataagTCAATGATCTTGCGAACCTCATGTGTGTGACTAtagttgtttatatatatgcttcttatgttttgtaaaaGGTGTTGTTTACACCTGGTGGTGTAGCGAGAAATGTAGCTGAATGCATCTACAAGCTTGGAATAAGACCCTTCATGATTGGTGCTTTGGGGATCGGTGGCCCAGGTCTGTTTGAgcactctcttcttttcttctcttcattGAACTGTTTCTTCTGAGAGCTTAACATGGCTTCTTTTCACAGCCAATGTATTATTGAAAGACTGGAAACTCTCTACTGAAGGTTAGATTAAATAAGCAAATCGATTGATGcatgatttagttgaaaagtCTTTTGACCTTTCCAGGAATCTTGAGACGTGAAGACATCACTACTCCCATTGTATCTCTTGTATATGACATTCACGGAGAAGTTTCTGCTGGCGTTGCCCGTGTGGATGCTGTTGTACGTATCTTCTCATTCTCAGCCAGTTATGACTTTATCGTTCGCTTACAATGTTTCCTCTGGCAGGAGAAGTTTCTGACACCTGAGTGGATCCAGCGGTTTGAACCAAACATAAGCTCCGCTCCTGTCCTTGTGATTGATGCAAATCTTAGCACTCTTGCTTTGGAAGCATCTTGCAAATGTACTTCTTATACTTCCTCCGTTTGATTGTCTCTCTTCCTAACGATGATTTTTTCTTGAAGTGGCTGCAGAGTTCAATGTTCCTGTATGGTTTGAGCCCGTCTCAGTCACAAAGTCCCGGAGAATCGCCTCAATCGCCATGTATGTGAGTGTTATGTCTCCATACTCGTCAATGTTAACTTGAAATAAAAAAggatttatgttttgttttctgaaTAGGTAACTGTAGTATCACCAAACCAACACGAGCTCATAGCGATGGCCAACACTCTCTGCGCAAGGAACATGTTCAAAACCCTTAAACCAGAAGACAACAAGCTTTTACCAGAAGATGTATTCTGTGCGTTGAGGCCAGCTATTTTGGTTCTTCTTGAAAGTGGTATTAAAGTTGTTATTGTAACCCTTGGCTCCAATGGAGCTCTCTTGTGCTCAAAGGGCAACCCGAATAAGGCTCTCAACATAAACCGGAAGTTTAGTGGAGAGATTTTCAGAAGGGTACAACTTATATGTTCGCCGAACCGGTTTTCTGAACCGGGATTGAGTCACGGCTCGAGTCTTTTTGCAATGCATTTCCCAACCGTCCCAGCCAAAGTCAAGAAGCTTACTGGTGCAGGGGATTGCCTAGTAGGCGGTACGGTTGCGTCGCTGAGCGATGGTTTAGATCTGTTCCAGAGTTTAGCGGTTGGCATTGCTTCTGCTAAAGCTGCGGTTGAGTCAGATGATAATGTGCCTCCTGAGTTCAACCTCGATCTTCTTACTGGTATGGACTAACAATTCTTGTCTGAATTATGTTTTGGTTGGGTCTGAGCCGGTTTACTCTTTTGGATACAGATGATGCGGAGTTGGTTTACAGTGGCGCCAGGATGTTGTTGGCTCATCAGTCAATGCTGTGAAGAATGATCTTGTTTGTTCTTTATTTGGCttggtttttgtttattgtttgtGTACTATTCCATCAATAAGTGAACTGTCAAATAGATAAACTTAGACCATTTGTTTAGTAGGGCTTACTGCACCAGGTAATAACAGAGAAACCACACTGTTTCTCTGTTAGTATTATTACTAAATCAGTGTATGAGAGATCATTTCTTACATGTCTTTGTCGTAACACGTTCAGTCAATCTCTTTTCTCATCCAACCATCGATGGTGATAAAAATAGTCATATTAGAAAAACTTGAACTTAACCGGTTTTGAATTtggtatataaaatatagcaCAGTTTTAATATGACCAAAGTCATCAGAAGAAACTGTTGTATAAGAATGGGGAATTCtgtgtattttattaatgaataatacatCCCTTTgtataaggattacaaaggaatttaaatgaaaatacataaatgaaaagattacaaatcataaaccaacaagaaataggaaaactagtaaatagaaaccctaagtcggCTGCCTCTCTCCTTAgtcggccgcctctctctcttctctctttctagGGTTTCGGCCATGTCTCTCTAGGtgtgggccggttatggaccgggccggttatggaccgggccggttatggaccgggccggttatggaccgggccggttatggaccgggccggttatggaccgggccggttatggaccgggccggttatggaccgggccggttatggaccgggccggttatggaccgggccggttatggaccgggccggttatggaccgggccggttatggaccgggccggttatggaccgggccggttatggaccgggccggttatggaccgggccgtatgcgtgagcttcctgaacgtgcaggtaggaagtaaACAAATCGACCAAGTTTATTATTGAACCGTAATTGGACCACTTCGACCTCTCCggtcttttctcatgtcttctgaCATCGTGTGTGCAAGGTCAAGAAGTGAACCTTTGCTGTCGACTTGTCTATACTTTTGTCGGACAGACTAAACATACTTATGGACAATATACTAAGTATGGTACCATGAATTTATAATCTCAGGTCGTAAACCTAAGATCCGGTGTATCTTCTATACACAGATGTGTACCAATGTCTTTGTCCATTGATCTTTCTTTATTATCATCATCAGCCATATACATCAGACATTGCAGTCCTATATTTTTCGCTCCCTTTGGCTATTATGATTGGTGACGATGATAAAGTGTGGACTATATGAACTTCTCCTTTTCACTACCATCGGCATTGTTTTAATCTGATCGATCCATGTTCGTGTCATAGACCTCGTTTATACATGTCCACAACTCGTCTCATGAGTGTCCAAGATCATGATGTGACCAATGATCATTGCTGCAACGAGTTTTTACGATCTTATCAAACTATGGCTCTGCGGCCAAAAACACTCCTGGACTTCATACATGGCTATCGTTTTTTCTTGCATTCAGTAATGCCATATACATCAGACATTGCAGTCCTATATTTATCTTGATGGCGTCCCATGACCTCNNNNNNNNNNNNNNNNNNNNNNNNNNNNNNNNNNNNNNNNNNNNNNNNNNNNNNNNNNNNNNNNNNNNNNNNNNNNNNNNNNNNNNNNNNNNNNNNNNNNNNNNNNNNNNNNNNNNNNNNNNNNNNNNNNNNNNNNNNNNNNNNNNNNNNNNNNNNNNNNNNNNNNNNNNNNNNNNNN encodes the following:
- the LOC106320394 gene encoding uncharacterized protein LOC106320394; translation: MGGGDDVGSPVVVGALILDVHAKPSSTAPISGTTVPGQVLFTPGGVARNVAECIYKLGIRPFMIGALGIGGPANVLLKDWKLSTEGILRREDITTPIVSLVYDIHGEVSAGVARVDAVEKFLTPEWIQRFEPNISSAPVLVIDANLSTLALEASCKLAAEFNVPVWFEPVSVTKSRRIASIAMYVTVVSPNQHELIAMANTLCARNMFKTLKPEDNKLLPEDVFCALRPAILVLLESGIKVVIVTLGSNGALLCSKGNPNKALNINRKFSGEIFRRVQLICSPNRFSEPGLSHGSSLFAMHFPTVPAKVKKLTGAGDCLVGGTVASLSDGLDLFQSLAVGIASAKAAVESDDNVPPEFNLDLLTDDAELVYSGARMLLAHQSML